The following are encoded together in the Peromyscus leucopus breed LL Stock chromosome 1, UCI_PerLeu_2.1, whole genome shotgun sequence genome:
- the LOC114688703 gene encoding putative olfactory receptor 56B2: MFQKLRDFNSSRLQVSEFILMGFPGIHSWQHWLSLPLALLYVLTLIANTFIVTIIYQEASLHQPMYHFLGILAIVDMGLATTIMPKILVILWFNAKTISFNECFAQMYAIHFFVAMESGIFVCMAIDRYVAICRPLRYPSIVTESFVVKATLFMALRNCVAPMSVPVLAAQRNYCSQNQINHCFCTNLGVTSLSCDDRKINSINQLVLSWAIMGSDLGLIMISYALILRSVLKLNSAEAVSKALSTCTSHLILILFFYTVIIVMSITHSAKMSVPVIPVLLNVLHNVIPPALNPMVYALKNKELKQGLYKVLKLDVKGD, from the exons ATGTTCCAGAAGCTCAGAGATTTCAACAGCTCTAGGCTCCAGGTATCTGAGTTCATTCTGATGGGATTTCCAGGCATCCACAGCTGGCAGCACTGGCTCTCCCTGCCACTGGCTCTGCTCTATGTCTTGACTCTCATTGCCAACACATTTATCGTGACTATCATTTACCAAGAGGCATCACTACACCAGCCTATGTACCATTTCCTGGGCATCCTGGCTATTGTGGACATGGGCCTGGCAACTACTATCATGCCCAAGATTTTAGTCATCTTATGGTTCAATGCTAAGACTATCAGTTTCAATGAATGCTTTG cacagatgtATGCCATCCACTTTTTTGTTGCCATGGAGTCGGGTATCTTTGTCTGCATGGCTATAGATAGATATGTAGCGATTTGCAGACCACTGAGATACCCTTCAATAGTTACTGAATCTTTTGTGGTCAAAGCAACTTTGTTTATGGCCCTCAGAAACTGTGTGGCTCCCATGTCAGTTCCTGTATTGGCCGCTCAGAGAAATTACTGTTCCCAGAATCAAATCAACCACTGTTTTTGTACTAACCTGGGGGTTACTAGCTTATCTTGTGATGACAGGAAAATCAACAGCATCAACCAGCTGGTTCTGTCTTGGGCAATCATGGGCAGTGATCTGGGTTTGATTATGATTTCATATGCTTTGATTCTTCGGTCTGTGCTGAAGCTGAACTCTGCAGAAGCTGTGTCTAAGGCCTTAAGTACCTGCACCTCTCACCTCATCCTAATCCTTTTCTTCTACACTGTCATCATTGTCATGTCCATCACTCATAGTGCAAAAATGTCAGTTCCTGTCATCCCGGTTCTGCTGAACGTGCTGCACAACGTTATTCCCCCTGCTCTGAACCCCATGGTTTATGCTCTTAAGAACAAAGAACTAAAACAAGGCTTATACAAGGTGCTTAAGCTGGATGTCAAAGGAgactaa
- the LOC114688702 gene encoding putative olfactory receptor 56B2, with the protein MFQDLTDSNSSRFQVSEFILMGFPGIHSWQHWLSLPLVLLYVLALIANILIITIIYQEVSLHQPMYHFLGILAIVDMGLATTIMPKILAILWFNAKTISLPECFAQMYAIHCFVAMESGIFACMAIDRYVAICRPLRYPSIVTESFVIKATLFMVIRNCVAPMSVPVLAAQRNYCSQNQIDHCLCSNLGVTSLSCDDRRINSINQLVLAWAIMGGDLGLIMISYALILRSVLKLNSAEAASKALSTCTSHLILIFFFYTVIVVISITHSAGMKIPLIPVLLNVLHNVIPPALNPMVYALKNKELRHGLYRVIGLELNSNYE; encoded by the coding sequence ATGTTCCAGGATCTGACCGATTCCAACAGCTCTAGATTCCAAGTGTCAGAGTTTATTTTGATGGGATTTCCAGGCATCCACAGCTGGCAACACTGGCTCTCCCTGCCACTGGTTCTGCTCTATGTCTTGGCTCTCATTGCCAACATACTTATCATTACCATAATCTACCAGGAAGTGTCACTACACCAGCCTATGTACCATTTCCTGGGCATCCTTGCTATAGTAGACATGGGCTTGGCGACCACCATCATGCCTAAGATTTTAGCCATCTTATGGTTCAATGCTAAGACTATCAGCCTCCCAGAGTGCTTTGCTCAGATGTACGCCATCCATTGTTTTGTTGCCATGGAGTCAGGTATCTTTGCCTGCATGGCTATAGATAGGTATGTAGCTATTTGCAGACCACTGAGATACCCTTCAATAGTTACTGAATCTTTTGTGATCAAAGCAACTTTGTTTATGGTAATCAGAAACTGTGTGGCTCCCATGTCAGTACCTGTGTTGGCCGCTCAAAGAAATTACTGTTCCCAGAATCAAATCGATCACTGCCTGTGCTCTAACTTGGGGGTCACTAGCCTGTCCTGTGACGACAGGAGAATCAACAGCATCAACCAGCTGGTCCTGGCTTGGGCAATCATGGGaggtgacctgggtttgattatGATTTCATATGCTTTGATTCTTCGGTCTGTGCTGAAGCTGAACTCTGCAGAAGCTGCATCCAAGGCCTTAAGTACCTGTACTTCTCACCTCATCCTAATCTTTTTCTTCTACACTGTCATTGTTGTCATTTCCATCACTCATAGTGCAGGAATGAAAATTCCCCTCATCCCGGTTCTGCTGAATGTGCTGCACAACGTTATTCCCCCTGCTCTGAATCCCATGGTTTATGCACTCAAGAACAAAGAACTCAGGCATGGCTTATACAGAGtgattggcctggaactgaaCAGTAACTATGAGTGA